The Ketobacter sp. MCCC 1A13808 genomic sequence ATTTTGAGTATTTTGCTTATTTCCTCGCTACTAAAGCCACCTAGCACCTGTAAAATTAAAGGTTCTCTCATGCCAACAGGAACGCTTAAAAGCATTTTTCTTAATGCTGTTTCATCTTCATGTTTGAGTGTTGTGTCAGGGATTGCATTGAGTGCTGCGTCACTCCAATTTTCAATTTTGTTGCGCTCATTTTTGGAGATGGATCTTAAAAATTCTCTACGCACAATGGTAAACAACCAGCTTTTAGTTGCATTGACATCCTCAATTGAATGCCATTTTTTCCACGCCCGAATTAGTGCGTCTTGAACAATATCTTCGGCTTGATGGCTGTTGCTGCATAGCCAATATGCATAGCGATATAAATCTGCGCTATAGGCTTTAACTGCTAGCCGAAAACCTTCAGATTCTCTGGGCATGTTAATCCTTTTCAATAGTTAAATATTTCGCTAAGAATGCATCAACTGAAAGTTTTCCCGCACCAAAGATGAAAATAACAAGAAAACCCATTTGCCATAATTCATGTTCTTTAACCCCTGCGTGTGAAATGTCAGGATAAGAAATCATGGCTACTGCATTGAATATTAAAAGTATTAATGCAGTGGGTCTACATGCAAGCCCGATTGCAAGCAAAGGAGGTAGTGCTAATTCAACTATGATGGATAACCATGCCGCAATATCATAGGGAATAATAGGAACAGCGTATTCATATTCGAATAAAGCCAGTGTTGAATCAATGCTGGAAATCTTGGTTAAGCCGGATTTAAAGAAAATCCAGGCGAGCCAAAATCGCAATAAGAGTAAAAAAATCGGCTGCACCCATTGGGTTAAAAAGAGGGTACAAGCATTATGGATGTCTATTAAATTTTTCATTGTGAGTCCACTTTATATATCAATCTGGTTTCAATTAAAAAGGACAATATGTCGATGGGTAAAAATTTTTCATCGATACTAAGTGCT encodes the following:
- a CDS encoding sigma-70 family RNA polymerase sigma factor, translated to MPRESEGFRLAVKAYSADLYRYAYWLCSNSHQAEDIVQDALIRAWKKWHSIEDVNATKSWLFTIVRREFLRSISKNERNKIENWSDAALNAIPDTTLKHEDETALRKMLLSVPVGMREPLILQVLGGFSSEEISKILKINTGAVQTRLTRARQWLKNLIESDMKEEAQHESR
- a CDS encoding DoxX family protein, whose translation is MKNLIDIHNACTLFLTQWVQPIFLLLLRFWLAWIFFKSGLTKISSIDSTLALFEYEYAVPIIPYDIAAWLSIIVELALPPLLAIGLACRPTALILLIFNAVAMISYPDISHAGVKEHELWQMGFLVIFIFGAGKLSVDAFLAKYLTIEKD